The following are encoded in a window of Shewanella psychrotolerans genomic DNA:
- the rdgB gene encoding RdgB/HAM1 family non-canonical purine NTP pyrophosphatase — protein MNKIVLASGNKGKLKEFSEILSEFGIEVLPQSQFNVEEVPETGTTFVENSIIKARHAAKVTGLAAIADDSGLEVDLLGGAPGIYSARYAGENAKDTDNFNKLLDALKDEPVQRSARFQCILVYMRHADDPTPVICQASWEGKIGFEPKGDNGHGYDPVFIPEGHQCSAAELSSEEKNALSHRGKAMQLLLTELKAKGVLG, from the coding sequence ATGAACAAAATAGTATTGGCCAGTGGCAACAAAGGTAAGCTAAAAGAGTTTTCAGAGATCTTGTCTGAATTTGGTATTGAAGTTCTTCCACAAAGCCAGTTTAACGTCGAAGAGGTTCCAGAGACAGGAACCACCTTTGTAGAAAACTCGATTATTAAAGCTCGTCACGCCGCTAAAGTCACTGGACTTGCCGCGATTGCCGATGACTCAGGTTTAGAGGTCGATCTCCTCGGTGGTGCACCAGGTATCTATTCTGCACGCTATGCTGGCGAAAATGCCAAAGATACCGATAACTTCAACAAACTACTCGACGCATTAAAAGATGAACCGGTGCAACGTAGTGCCCGCTTTCAATGTATTTTAGTCTATATGCGTCACGCCGACGATCCGACTCCAGTGATCTGCCAAGCATCTTGGGAAGGCAAAATTGGCTTCGAACCTAAAGGCGACAATGGCCATGGTTACGATCCTGTTTTCATTCCTGAGGGTCATCAATGCAGCGCAGCAGAACTAAGCAGCGAAGAAAAAAATGCGTTAAGCCATCGTGGTAAAGCGATGCAGTTGTTATTGACCGAACTTAAAGCTAAAGGCGTATTAGGTTAA
- the hemW gene encoding radical SAM family heme chaperone HemW produces MLTLPPLSLYIHIPWCVQKCPYCDFNSHGQNGELPQQQYVDALLADLANDCSYIQGRKLHSIFIGGGTPSLFDASQIKRLLDGVREQIPFKEDIEITMEANPGTLEHDDFADYRAAGVTRLSIGVQSFSSDKLNLLGRIHDKNEAEVAAMKAKQANYNSFNLDLMHGLPNQSFDEAMSDIETAAALNPPHLSWYQLTIEPNTLFHSKPPQLPDDEDLWHIYEQGQKRLAELGYQQYEISAYAKPGYQCQHNLNYWQFGDYLGIGCGAHGKITIEAEQRIYRTVKIKHPKGYLAASDYLFEKTEVAEEDRPLEYLMNRLRLMSPIPKQEFEERTGLASTLLDKGMLQAQQKGLLLVEDQHWRLTSKGNMFVNEILSQFCD; encoded by the coding sequence ATGTTAACCCTTCCTCCGCTAAGCCTGTATATCCATATTCCTTGGTGCGTACAGAAGTGCCCCTATTGCGACTTTAACTCCCATGGACAAAATGGTGAGTTGCCTCAACAGCAGTATGTCGATGCCCTACTCGCAGATTTAGCCAATGATTGCAGCTATATTCAAGGCCGTAAGCTGCATTCAATATTTATCGGCGGTGGCACACCATCACTATTTGATGCCAGTCAGATCAAAAGATTACTCGATGGTGTTCGGGAGCAAATCCCCTTTAAAGAGGATATAGAGATCACCATGGAAGCCAATCCTGGCACACTGGAACATGATGATTTTGCCGATTATCGAGCCGCTGGTGTGACTCGGTTATCGATCGGTGTACAGAGCTTCTCCAGCGATAAGCTAAACCTTCTGGGGCGTATTCACGATAAGAATGAAGCGGAAGTGGCTGCGATGAAGGCGAAACAGGCCAACTACAACAGCTTTAATCTCGATTTAATGCATGGATTACCCAATCAAAGCTTCGATGAAGCGATGAGCGATATCGAAACCGCTGCCGCACTCAATCCCCCCCATCTATCATGGTACCAACTGACCATTGAACCTAATACCCTGTTTCACTCTAAGCCACCTCAACTGCCTGATGATGAAGACTTGTGGCATATTTATGAACAAGGGCAAAAACGGTTAGCCGAACTTGGCTACCAGCAATATGAGATCTCGGCCTACGCCAAGCCGGGATACCAATGTCAGCATAACCTCAACTATTGGCAATTTGGCGACTACTTAGGAATAGGTTGTGGTGCCCATGGCAAGATAACCATTGAAGCCGAGCAGCGTATATACCGCACGGTAAAAATTAAACATCCTAAGGGATACCTAGCTGCATCCGATTATCTATTTGAAAAGACAGAAGTGGCCGAGGAAGACAGACCATTAGAGTATTTAATGAACCGACTTCGCCTTATGTCTCCAATTCCTAAACAGGAGTTTGAAGAGAGAACGGGACTCGCTAGCACTCTTCTCGACAAAGGGATGCTGCAAGCTCAGCAAAAAGGCCTGCTGCTAGTCGAAGATCAGCATTGGCGCCTAACGTCTAAGGGCAATATGTTCGTTAATGAGATTCTGTCGCAATTTTGCGACTGA
- a CDS encoding DUF885 domain-containing protein, with amino-acid sequence MSIKTKTTLIALALSSILSGSVYAKQVPQSLLSPQEPRVQVSEQESKKANQLFESIFMENVMTSPIRQTHLGIKTDYDKWDERGKKADKQMLERNKKHLAQLKQLKREKLDVQTKLSYDLLTQKLENGIADHKWRLYNYPVNQMYGGHSMVASFLINQHQISDLADAKAYISRLNGVPKYLEQLQDALEERAQVGIIAPKFVFAHVLSDSRNIINGAPFNGQADSALWADFQRKVAKLEIDAEQKNQLLFDAKTALTTQVKPAYDSLISYIITLEKRADNKDGVWKFKDGEAFYNNALARTTTTHMTADEIHLLGLSEVDRIHQEMRAIMKKVGFEGDLQAFFKFMREDKQFYYPDTEAGREAYLNDATGLIDNISERLDEVFNVKPKAPMIVKRVEAFREKSAGKAFYNQPSPDGSRPGTYYANLYDMEAMPKYQMEALAYHEGTPGHHMQIAIAQELDGVPQFRKFGGYTAYIEGWGLYSEYFPKEMGLYSDPYSDFGRLAMELWRSCRLVVDTGIHAKKWTREQGINYYVNNTPNAKSDAVKMVERHIVMPSQATAYKIGMLKIIDIREKAKQIMGDKFDIRQFHTLLLKNGPLPLDVLETQIMDWANDA; translated from the coding sequence ATGTCTATAAAAACAAAAACAACACTGATCGCCTTAGCCCTTTCAAGTATTTTATCAGGTTCAGTTTACGCTAAGCAGGTACCTCAATCTCTACTTAGTCCTCAAGAGCCAAGAGTTCAAGTGAGTGAACAAGAATCAAAAAAAGCCAATCAGCTATTCGAATCGATATTCATGGAAAATGTGATGACAAGTCCGATCAGACAAACACATTTAGGCATTAAAACCGATTACGACAAATGGGATGAACGTGGCAAAAAAGCCGATAAACAAATGCTAGAGCGTAACAAAAAGCATCTTGCCCAATTAAAGCAACTCAAACGTGAAAAGCTTGATGTCCAAACCAAACTTAGTTACGACCTATTGACGCAAAAGCTTGAAAACGGCATTGCTGATCACAAATGGCGTTTATACAACTATCCAGTGAATCAGATGTATGGTGGCCACTCGATGGTTGCCTCTTTTCTAATCAACCAACACCAAATTAGCGATTTAGCCGATGCCAAAGCCTATATTAGTCGCTTAAATGGCGTGCCCAAATATCTTGAGCAATTACAAGATGCCCTCGAAGAGCGCGCTCAGGTAGGGATCATCGCGCCCAAGTTTGTGTTTGCACACGTATTGTCCGATAGCCGAAACATCATTAATGGCGCCCCATTTAATGGGCAGGCCGACAGTGCTTTGTGGGCAGACTTTCAACGAAAAGTGGCCAAACTAGAAATTGATGCAGAGCAGAAGAATCAGCTCCTATTCGACGCCAAAACCGCACTCACTACTCAAGTCAAACCCGCATACGATAGCCTTATTAGCTACATCATCACCCTGGAAAAACGCGCTGATAATAAAGACGGGGTATGGAAGTTTAAAGATGGCGAAGCGTTTTACAACAATGCGCTTGCCAGAACCACAACAACCCATATGACGGCCGATGAGATCCATCTATTAGGATTGTCCGAGGTCGATCGCATCCACCAAGAGATGCGAGCCATCATGAAGAAAGTGGGTTTCGAAGGTGATCTACAAGCCTTCTTTAAGTTTATGCGAGAAGATAAACAGTTCTATTATCCAGATACTGAAGCTGGCCGCGAAGCCTATCTCAATGACGCCACGGGCCTAATAGATAACATCTCAGAACGTCTGGATGAGGTATTTAATGTCAAACCTAAAGCGCCGATGATCGTCAAGCGCGTGGAAGCATTTAGAGAAAAGTCAGCAGGCAAAGCCTTTTACAATCAACCATCGCCAGATGGCAGTCGCCCAGGAACCTATTACGCTAACCTTTATGATATGGAAGCCATGCCCAAATACCAGATGGAAGCGTTAGCCTACCATGAAGGAACTCCTGGGCATCATATGCAAATTGCCATAGCACAAGAATTAGACGGTGTTCCTCAATTTAGGAAGTTCGGCGGGTACACCGCTTATATTGAAGGTTGGGGATTATACAGTGAATATTTTCCTAAAGAGATGGGGCTTTATAGCGACCCCTATTCTGATTTTGGTCGTCTGGCCATGGAATTGTGGCGCTCATGTCGCTTAGTTGTCGATACTGGCATACATGCTAAAAAGTGGACCCGTGAACAGGGGATCAACTACTACGTTAACAATACCCCCAATGCAAAATCCGATGCAGTAAAGATGGTAGAGCGACATATCGTTATGCCATCTCAAGCCACAGCATACAAAATTGGCATGTTAAAAATTATCGATATCAGAGAGAAAGCCAAACAGATAATGGGAGATAAGTTTGATATCCGTCAGTTCCATACTTTGCTATTAAAGAATGGCCCTTTACCACTTGATGTGCTTGAAACACAAATAATGGATTGGGCGAACGACGCATAG
- a CDS encoding LysR family transcriptional regulator, which translates to MLELLEPIAIFTHVARAGSFSSAARKLGISKSKVSTQVADLEHKLGVQLIQRTTRSLSLTEAGQLLYAQGEELLRDAEQAVASVHNLNDATRGVLKVGISQSFGTMHIIPALPDFMAKHPELELQVSLLDHKVDVVSEGLDLLLTMSEQLPLGMVARPLMKCQFLLAASPEYVAKHGYPERPEKLVDHNCLVYQGEWHEHSVWQFKKGDDYCEIGVAGNFRVDNAPALKTAAVSGLGVVYLASYLLEDEIEQGTLVPLLPEWQLTHHLPLQAVYPRRKHLAPKVSAFIDFIKEHIGTPPYWDAKYASLYAQRK; encoded by the coding sequence ATGTTAGAACTTTTAGAACCTATTGCCATTTTTACTCATGTTGCTCGTGCTGGCAGCTTTAGCTCTGCTGCTCGTAAATTGGGAATTTCTAAATCTAAGGTTAGTACTCAGGTTGCTGATCTTGAACATAAACTAGGTGTTCAGTTGATCCAACGTACGACACGTAGCTTGAGTTTAACTGAAGCGGGTCAACTGCTTTATGCTCAAGGCGAGGAGCTTTTGAGAGATGCAGAGCAAGCCGTAGCGAGTGTACATAATCTTAATGATGCGACTCGTGGTGTATTAAAAGTCGGTATTTCTCAATCTTTCGGAACTATGCATATTATTCCTGCATTGCCTGATTTTATGGCTAAACATCCAGAGTTAGAGCTGCAGGTGAGCTTGTTAGACCATAAAGTGGATGTTGTAAGCGAAGGCCTTGATTTACTGCTAACTATGTCTGAGCAACTTCCTTTGGGTATGGTTGCTAGACCATTGATGAAGTGTCAGTTTTTACTTGCAGCCTCTCCTGAATATGTTGCTAAGCACGGCTACCCAGAACGTCCAGAGAAGTTGGTAGATCATAACTGCTTGGTATATCAAGGTGAATGGCATGAACATAGTGTTTGGCAGTTTAAGAAGGGTGATGATTACTGCGAAATTGGGGTGGCGGGTAACTTCAGAGTCGACAATGCTCCAGCATTAAAAACGGCTGCTGTGAGTGGTTTAGGTGTGGTTTATTTGGCGAGTTATCTTCTAGAAGATGAGATCGAGCAAGGCACTTTGGTTCCACTGTTACCCGAATGGCAATTGACTCATCATCTGCCGTTACAAGCTGTTTATCCAAGGCGTAAGCATTTAGCACCTAAAGTGAGCGCGTTCATTGATTTCATCAAAGAGCATATCGGTACACCACCTTATTGGGATGCTAAATATGCATCACTTTATGCGCAGCGTAAGTAA
- a CDS encoding YggN family protein — protein MKKITASLGLTALVLATTSSAWASDKDNSLSFGHDNNQCEVSLNYDVAVEPQKLIISEDKKEVYRIELGQLYIDGAAVNLDANQQKLVNQYADEVSQQLPEVIDLVHDAVDIASTAVSMALTPLLGDVTGAKIDEMMDRLGSRIDTVAYQNGDRFYLGSTESSLEDTFGKEFEQEMEQLVQSSIGSMMMTLGSEMMNGDGDSFEEKMQAFSVKMDTVGKDIEAQIEQQAADLEDRADKLCDNFQQLVVLESQLRKEIPQLDKYPLMKVAKQELLE, from the coding sequence ATGAAAAAGATAACTGCTTCTTTGGGATTAACTGCATTAGTACTCGCAACCACTAGCTCCGCTTGGGCGAGTGACAAAGACAACAGTCTTTCTTTTGGTCATGATAATAATCAGTGTGAGGTTAGCCTCAACTATGATGTCGCAGTTGAACCTCAAAAGCTGATCATTAGCGAAGATAAAAAAGAAGTTTATCGTATTGAACTTGGCCAGCTTTACATCGATGGAGCTGCTGTAAATTTAGATGCAAACCAGCAAAAATTGGTAAATCAGTATGCCGATGAAGTCTCTCAGCAGCTTCCTGAGGTGATTGATCTAGTTCATGATGCGGTCGATATCGCATCGACGGCCGTCAGTATGGCATTAACGCCTTTGCTTGGTGATGTAACCGGAGCGAAAATTGATGAGATGATGGATCGCCTGGGCAGCAGAATCGATACTGTCGCCTATCAAAATGGTGATAGGTTTTATCTTGGTTCGACTGAATCATCTTTAGAAGACACCTTTGGCAAAGAGTTTGAGCAGGAGATGGAGCAGCTAGTGCAAAGCTCTATTGGCAGCATGATGATGACCCTAGGCAGTGAGATGATGAATGGCGATGGCGATTCTTTCGAAGAAAAAATGCAAGCCTTCTCAGTTAAAATGGATACTGTAGGTAAAGATATTGAAGCTCAGATTGAGCAACAGGCCGCAGATCTTGAGGATCGTGCAGACAAGCTTTGTGATAATTTTCAACAGTTAGTTGTTTTAGAGTCACAGCTGCGCAAGGAAATCCCACAGCTTGATAAATACCCACTAATGAAGGTGGCTAAACAAGAGTTGCTTGAATAG
- the glsB gene encoding glutaminase B, with amino-acid sequence MELTPNKALLEQVIEQVRPLLGQGKVANYIPALAKVDPHKLAIAVTSVDGTTIGAGDYLEPFSIQSISKVFSLTVALTLYEEHEIWSRVGKEPSGQSFNSLVQIELEKGLPRNPFINAGALIIADLLQSRLGAPKHRMLEVVRNLSDNAHILYDKNVAASEYEHSARNAAIAYLMKSFGNFNNDVDKVLKNYFHYCAMRMSCADLSKAMLYLANGGKSLSGKTIVSPVQTRKLNALLATSGLYDGAGEFAYRVGMPGKSGVGGGIIAVIPGDMSVCVWSPELDKNGNSLAGTAALELLSQSLGRSIF; translated from the coding sequence GTGGAACTAACACCAAATAAGGCATTACTTGAGCAGGTGATAGAGCAAGTTCGTCCCCTGCTTGGTCAAGGTAAAGTTGCCAATTATATCCCCGCATTGGCTAAGGTAGATCCACACAAATTAGCCATAGCTGTCACTAGCGTCGATGGTACCACTATTGGCGCTGGTGATTATTTAGAGCCTTTTTCTATTCAGAGTATCTCAAAGGTTTTCAGTCTCACGGTGGCGCTCACTTTATACGAAGAGCATGAAATATGGTCTCGTGTAGGGAAGGAGCCTTCTGGTCAATCTTTCAATTCATTAGTGCAAATTGAATTAGAAAAAGGGCTGCCACGTAATCCTTTTATCAATGCGGGTGCCTTGATTATCGCCGACTTATTACAAAGCCGATTAGGAGCGCCTAAACATCGTATGCTCGAGGTCGTTAGGAACTTAAGTGATAACGCCCATATTTTATATGATAAAAATGTCGCTGCCTCAGAGTATGAACACAGTGCTCGTAATGCTGCTATAGCCTATTTGATGAAGTCTTTTGGCAATTTTAATAATGATGTCGATAAAGTGCTAAAGAATTATTTTCATTATTGTGCGATGAGAATGAGCTGCGCCGATCTGTCGAAAGCTATGCTGTATTTAGCCAATGGTGGTAAAAGTTTATCAGGTAAAACGATTGTTTCTCCAGTGCAGACTCGCAAACTTAATGCTTTGCTGGCGACATCTGGGTTATATGATGGTGCAGGCGAGTTTGCTTACCGGGTCGGAATGCCTGGCAAGAGTGGGGTTGGTGGTGGAATTATTGCGGTGATCCCCGGCGACATGAGTGTCTGTGTTTGGTCTCCTGAATTGGATAAGAATGGCAATTCACTTGCGGGTACAGCTGCGCTTGAGTTGTTATCTCAATCCCTAGGACGATCGATATTCTAA
- a CDS encoding YggL family protein, translated as MATRSRRLRKKLRIDEFQEFGFDVNWTFNDSVSEEQIDSIVDQFIAEVIEVRKLGFHGGGHKEWEGIIATQAIGKCTEEDREAVSAFWKQQPTTNVEISELYDIWWN; from the coding sequence ATGGCAACACGTAGCCGTCGTCTTCGCAAAAAATTGCGTATTGATGAGTTTCAAGAGTTTGGATTTGATGTTAATTGGACGTTTAACGATTCAGTTTCTGAAGAGCAGATTGATAGTATTGTCGATCAGTTTATTGCCGAAGTGATTGAAGTGCGTAAGCTTGGCTTCCATGGTGGTGGACATAAAGAGTGGGAAGGGATCATCGCTACTCAAGCTATTGGTAAATGCACCGAAGAAGATCGCGAAGCGGTTAGCGCTTTCTGGAAACAGCAACCAACCACTAATGTAGAGATCAGCGAGTTGTACGATATTTGGTGGAACTAA
- the trmB gene encoding tRNA (guanosine(46)-N7)-methyltransferase TrmB has protein sequence MSDVTTAEFNEEGKYLRKVRSFVLREGRLTKGQAVAMEQQWPLMGLDYSPEPLDLTQVFGREADTVLEIGFGMGASLVEMAKAAPELNFIGIEVHKPGVGACLADAAEAGVTNLRVFHHDAIEVLENSIAPASLARVQLFFPDPWHKKRHHKRRIVQPEFAQMIRNSLKVGGVFHLATDWENYSEHMLEVMSAAPGYKNQSANGDFVPRPDHRPLTKFEARGHRLGHGVWDLMFERCE, from the coding sequence ATGAGCGACGTTACAACCGCTGAGTTTAATGAAGAGGGTAAATACCTTCGTAAAGTAAGAAGCTTTGTTCTTCGAGAAGGGCGTTTAACAAAAGGGCAGGCGGTTGCGATGGAACAGCAGTGGCCGCTAATGGGGCTAGATTATTCTCCCGAGCCATTGGATTTAACTCAAGTTTTTGGCCGTGAAGCGGATACGGTTCTCGAGATAGGATTTGGCATGGGGGCCTCTTTAGTTGAGATGGCTAAAGCCGCTCCAGAGCTCAACTTTATCGGTATCGAAGTGCACAAGCCGGGAGTCGGTGCTTGTTTGGCTGATGCCGCTGAAGCGGGCGTAACCAATCTACGTGTTTTCCATCATGATGCGATTGAAGTGTTAGAGAACAGTATTGCGCCCGCCTCGCTTGCTCGAGTGCAGCTGTTTTTTCCCGATCCATGGCATAAAAAGCGTCACCATAAGCGTCGTATCGTGCAGCCTGAATTTGCACAGATGATCCGTAATAGCCTTAAAGTCGGTGGTGTATTTCATCTTGCCACCGATTGGGAAAATTACAGTGAACACATGCTCGAAGTGATGAGTGCGGCGCCAGGTTATAAGAATCAGTCTGCAAATGGTGATTTCGTGCCGCGTCCAGATCATCGTCCGCTAACGAAATTTGAAGCTCGCGGTCATCGTCTCGGTCATGGTGTATGGGATCTGATGTTCGAGCGCTGCGAATAG
- the mutY gene encoding A/G-specific adenine glycosylase yields MKKEQFHQRIVNWYAEHGRKHLPWQQNKTPYKVWVSEIMLQQTQVATVIPYFDAFMARFPTITVLADAQQDEVLHHWTGLGYYARARNLHKSAQLIAREYDGQFPTEFDQVLALPGIGRSTAGAVLSLSLGQHHPILDGNVKRVLARHGAIEGWPGKKQVEEQLWQLTESLTPRDNITHYNQAMMDIGSSICTRSKPKCDQCPVAIDCKAQLMGRQTEFPGKKPKKTIPEKQAYMLVIRDSDRVMMAKRPPAGIWGGLWCFPQFGTMSELNQFIEQHGMQLDIDEPLASFRHTFSHFHLDITALTAKINPSKADLIMEDAASLWYNIANPPKVGLAAATERILSSLGSEFNKE; encoded by the coding sequence ATGAAAAAAGAGCAATTTCACCAGCGCATTGTTAACTGGTACGCCGAACATGGTCGCAAACACCTTCCTTGGCAGCAAAATAAGACCCCTTACAAAGTTTGGGTCTCAGAGATTATGTTGCAGCAGACCCAAGTCGCTACGGTTATCCCCTATTTCGACGCCTTTATGGCAAGGTTTCCAACCATTACCGTTTTAGCTGATGCACAGCAAGATGAAGTCCTGCACCATTGGACAGGGCTGGGTTACTACGCAAGAGCGAGAAACCTACATAAAAGTGCCCAGCTTATAGCCCGTGAATATGATGGACAATTTCCAACAGAATTTGACCAAGTGCTCGCCTTACCAGGTATAGGCCGCTCTACAGCCGGAGCCGTCTTGTCTCTATCTCTTGGCCAACACCACCCCATTTTAGACGGCAATGTAAAGCGAGTCCTCGCAAGACACGGCGCAATTGAAGGTTGGCCAGGTAAGAAACAGGTCGAAGAGCAATTATGGCAACTCACAGAGAGCTTAACGCCGCGAGACAATATCACCCATTACAATCAGGCCATGATGGATATTGGATCGAGTATTTGTACCCGCTCGAAACCTAAATGTGACCAATGCCCTGTCGCCATAGATTGTAAGGCGCAATTAATGGGAAGACAGACCGAATTCCCAGGGAAGAAACCCAAAAAGACGATTCCTGAAAAACAGGCATATATGTTGGTGATAAGAGACAGTGACCGGGTCATGATGGCCAAACGTCCACCCGCTGGAATTTGGGGGGGATTATGGTGTTTTCCACAATTTGGCACCATGTCAGAGCTTAACCAGTTTATTGAACAGCACGGAATGCAGCTAGATATCGATGAACCGCTAGCGAGCTTTAGACACACATTTAGTCATTTCCATTTAGACATCACCGCATTAACGGCAAAGATTAACCCCAGTAAAGCAGATCTGATCATGGAAGATGCTGCATCACTCTGGTATAACATAGCCAATCCCCCTAAAGTTGGTTTAGCCGCGGCAACAGAGCGGATCCTATCCAGCTTAGGTTCTGAATTTAATAAGGAGTAA
- a CDS encoding oxidative damage protection protein, whose translation MARTVNCQYLNKEADGLAFQLYPGELGKRIFDNISQEAWTLWQSKQTMLINEKKLNMMNVDDRKFLEEQMVNFLFEGKDVEIEGYVPEKDDQ comes from the coding sequence ATGGCTCGTACAGTGAACTGCCAATATCTTAATAAAGAGGCAGATGGCCTAGCCTTTCAACTCTACCCAGGCGAATTGGGTAAGCGTATTTTCGACAACATCAGTCAAGAAGCATGGACTCTTTGGCAGTCGAAACAGACGATGCTTATCAACGAGAAAAAGCTCAACATGATGAACGTCGATGACCGCAAATTTTTGGAAGAGCAGATGGTCAATTTTCTATTTGAAGGAAAAGACGTTGAAATTGAAGGCTATGTGCCAGAGAAAGATGACCAATAG
- a CDS encoding YceI family protein, translating to MKKGLLSSVIAGALLMAGQVNAADYVIDTQGAHASVQFKVSHLGYSFVVGRFNDFSGDFSFDNGDIGASKVNVTINTASLDSNHAERDKHLRSEDFLNVAKFPQATFKSTSVEDKGDGKFVINGLLTLNGVSKDVAIDANLVGEGKDPWGGYRVGFIGSTEFALKDYDIKMDLGPASSHVKLDLVVEGIRQ from the coding sequence ATGAAAAAGGGTTTATTAAGCAGCGTGATCGCTGGAGCACTATTGATGGCTGGACAGGTAAATGCTGCCGACTATGTTATCGATACTCAAGGAGCTCATGCTTCAGTGCAATTTAAGGTTAGTCATCTAGGCTATAGTTTTGTCGTGGGGCGTTTTAACGATTTTTCTGGTGATTTTAGTTTCGATAATGGCGACATTGGCGCATCAAAGGTTAATGTCACCATTAATACGGCAAGTTTAGACTCTAACCATGCCGAGCGAGATAAGCATCTTCGCAGTGAAGATTTTTTAAATGTGGCTAAGTTTCCTCAAGCCACATTTAAATCAACTTCGGTGGAAGATAAAGGCGATGGCAAGTTTGTGATTAATGGTTTGCTAACCCTAAATGGGGTATCGAAAGATGTGGCTATCGATGCCAATCTTGTGGGAGAGGGCAAAGATCCATGGGGAGGCTACCGCGTTGGATTTATAGGTAGCACAGAATTTGCTTTGAAAGATTACGATATCAAAATGGATTTAGGTCCAGCCTCTAGTCATGTGAAACTCGATCTGGTTGTCGAAGGCATTCGTCAGTAA
- a CDS encoding cytochrome b: MFKNTETHFGLMSILLHWVSAVVVVGLFALGYWMVDLTYYSSWYKTAPELHKSVGVLLLLATLARLLWRWSNPKPRGLAGHQAWEKTFGAVVHALLYLLLIAILCSGYLISTADGRGIMVFGLFELPSLGSLFNDQADLAGVTHQYLAYSLIALVGIHVLGAIKHHVIDKDSTLVRMVTIKEIK; this comes from the coding sequence ATGTTTAAGAATACCGAAACTCATTTTGGCTTAATGAGTATCCTGTTGCACTGGGTTTCAGCAGTTGTTGTCGTCGGGTTGTTTGCTTTGGGTTATTGGATGGTGGATTTAACTTATTACAGTAGTTGGTATAAAACAGCGCCAGAATTACATAAGAGTGTTGGAGTGCTATTGCTTCTGGCAACATTAGCTCGATTGCTTTGGCGTTGGAGTAACCCAAAACCTAGAGGGCTGGCCGGGCATCAAGCTTGGGAGAAGACCTTTGGTGCAGTAGTTCATGCGTTGCTGTATCTGCTACTCATCGCTATTTTGTGCAGCGGTTATTTGATCTCTACGGCGGATGGGCGCGGCATTATGGTATTTGGTTTATTTGAGCTACCTAGCCTAGGGTCGTTATTTAATGATCAAGCCGATTTAGCGGGTGTCACCCATCAGTATTTGGCTTATAGCCTAATTGCTTTAGTGGGTATACATGTGCTTGGGGCGATAAAGCATCACGTAATCGATAAAGATTCAACATTAGTCAGAATGGTTACTATTAAGGAGATAAAATGA